Sequence from the Deinococcus misasensis DSM 22328 genome:
AGAGGCCGGGAAAGCTCTGGGGGCAGGCAGCCTGAACAGCCCGATGATCAACCGGGCCGTGAACGCCTTCACACCGGGAAGCGTGTACAAACCCAGCACCACCAACGCCATCATCGAACACTTCGGGACCAACCCGGTGTTCAACTGCCCCTCCAGCATCTTTTATGGAGGCCGGGCATGGCGCAACTGGGACTGGCGGAACCGGGGGCCCATCGACGGACGCGGAGCCATCGCCCACTCTTGCAACCCCTGGTACTATCAGGCTTCCATCAAAGGGGATCCGGTGCCGTTCTCCAATGTGCTGGCCAAACGCCTCCGCGAACTGGGCTTCGGTGAAGAAACCGGCATCGAGCTGATTGGCGAGAAAGTCGGCATCGTCCCGAGCGCCAAAGACTACAAAGAGTGGTACCCCGGCTTCACCCTCAACATGAGCATCGGCCAGGGGGATGTGACCACCACGCCACTGCAAATTGCCAAAGTGCTGGCCACGCTGGTCAACGAAGGCAAGAAACAACCCGTCACGGTCATTCGGGCCATCGATGGCAAAATCCAACCCCACAAACCCGTGGTTCAGCTTCCCGGCAGCGCATTTGGCTGGCAGCAGGTCAAACAGGGCATGGAAATGACCACCCGGGAGGGCACCAGCAAACACATGCTCGGGCCGGACCTGTTCCCCATCCGCACCGGAGGGAAAACCGGAACCGCCCAGACCACCATCCGCATTGATGGCAAACTGCGCGATTTTGAGCACAGCTGGTACGAAGGCTACGGTCCCCTGAACAACCCGGATCTGGTGGTGGTGGCCTTCTTCGAATTCGGCGGGGAAGGCTCTGGGGTGGCTTTGCCTGCCGTCAAAAAAGTCATGGCAGCCCACTGGGGCATCAAACTGGATGACAAACTCAGGGTGGTCAAACCCGAGAACCTCCCTGCAGATTGAAACCCTGAAATCACCCATCCCGGCCCTGTAAAGCCGGGATTTTTTGTTACACTGAATCAAAATCCCGAGGTTCCCAAAGTGATAGACTGAGCGCTTTTCAATCCATCCATTCCCACTGCCATGCAGCATGGGAAAAGGTTGAAACATGCGTTCCAGAGCTGACTGCTCTGGCTTTCACGGTTTTGAGGGAGCCTCATGAAATTGCAAAACACCATCATTTACCTTCTGGGTTTTCCGGGGGTTGGCAAATACACCATCGCAAAATGCATCACTGAACAAACCGGGGCGAGGCTGATTGACAACCACAGCCTGACCAACCCCATCTACAACGTGATCGATCTGGACCACAGCAAAGGGCTGCCACCGACGTTTGGACATCGGGTGCATCAGATTTTTGCTGCGGTTTTTGAGGCCATCAACACCCTTTCTCCTCCAGAGTGGAGTTTTGTGTTCACCAATGCCCGGACCGACCATGAAGAAAACGACGTGGAGTACTGCATGCGTCGGGATCTGGCAAGGTGGCGGGATGCCACCTTTGTGCCCGTCCAGCTTGTTTGCACCCTTGAAGAAAACATGAGGCGCATTCAAGGTGAAGACCGAAAAACACGCTTCAAGCCTACACAATCAGAGCTTGCCCGGCACATCCATCAGACCCAGACGGTTTATCAGGTCCATCATCCAAATGTGCTGACTCTGGATGTCACTGGATTGAGCCCTGAGGCAGCAGCGGAGACCATTGTGAGGCATGCCCAGACGGTTCAATTGAAAACAGACCTGAAAACACCGCAGTGATGATGTGATGCAGGTTGGGATTGTGGTCTAGGTGACTGCAATCCACCCGATTGACCTTAGATTTGTTTACGATACAATCTGTTTTGTTTACGATACATATGGATTGGTTTAGTGAACAAAACCTTTGGAGGTCCATCATGCGTCACCGCACATTGCTCTCTTTGATTCTTGCTTCAGGCACTCTGGCATCTGCGCAAACCCTCTCTGCACCCGTTCAGGTGGAAACCTACTGCAAACAGTTGGTGCAAAACGTGGACCGTTGGAACGGAGGACCTGAAGGAAAAACCGGAATGGGAGCCTACAACCCCGGTTTCTCTGGATTCTTCAATGTCAACCTGACCCGAGACTGGCAACCCAAGCCCACAGACACCATCAGTTCAGTGGCCCAAGAGCGTGCCATCTACATGAACATCGAAGCGTACCGTGCCAGCAAAGAGCCACGTTTCAAGCAAGCAGCCATTGATGGTGCAGACTTTCTGCTGAAACACTTCTGGGACCCCAAACTGGGAGGGTTTTACTGGGAAGTAGACCGCAACGGCAACCCCACCAGTCGCAGCAAGCAGGGATACGGCAATGTTTTTGGCCTGTTCACCCTGACCCACCTGTACGACATCACCAAAGACATCAAGTACCTGCGGGTCATTCTTCAGCAACTTGATGTGATGAAAAACCACTTCGTGGTTAAAGAACACCCCGGCATTGTGCACCCTGGCTTCAATGCAGACTTCACCGCCGTTGAAGGCAACAACAACAGCGATGTGTTCACCCACTACTTCGAAGCCCTGATGGCTTTGCATGACATCCTGAAAGGCCAACGCAAAGCCGAAGTCCACCAGATGATCCAGCAAGCAGGCGAAGGGCTGATTCAGGTGCTGTACAGGGACCAAACAGGTTACACAGACCGGGGCTACGTTGCCTACAACTACGACAGCGCATGGGAACCTGCTTCTGCCCCCTACACCAGAGACACCCAATGGACCACCTCCAGACAGGCGAGCACCGGACACAACATCGAATTGGCCTACCTGCTCTCTCGGGCCGTGGAAAGGGGCTTTGATCCCCAATGGCTGAAAACCGCCCAGAAACTCAAGAAGTTTGTGGAGGTGCACGCCTTGAATCCAGACACCGGGGCCATGCAATACGAAGTCACCGACCATGACGGCACTCCCTTGCAAGGCAATCCAGACAATGATTTTTATGTCTGGTGGGCCAACAGCGAAACCGCCAGAGGCTTCCTGCATTTTTATGTGGTACGCAAAGATGACACTTTGAAGGAATTTGCCCTTCAAGAGAATTTCATTCAAAACCACTTTGTGGACAAAGAATTCGGTGGATGGTATCAATCGGTGCATGTGGGAGACCTGCAGGTCTTTGACACCACCAAGGGAAGCATTTGGACCATGAACTACCATGAAACCATGCTGGCTGTGGAAGTGCTTCGTCTGGCCCGACTGTATCCTGAGGCGATGGGAAAACAGAACAGCAGTTGTTTTGTTGCTTCAAAGCGCTGAAAACAGGATTTGGGTGGAAGTAAATGCTTCCACCCAAATCCATTATTTGTGTATGTTTAGGTTTTATATTTAATTTGTGAAATTTTTATTGATTTATATATTGGTTTTCCAGAGCAGCAGCTTCTGAAGCACTTTTGCTGGCTGCGCTGCAAAGAATTGGTGATTTTCGCTGTGCCACCACTGCACCTGTCCCTGAGCACACTGCTCAGAGAACTGTCTGATCGACCTGTCCTGCCAGGGCAACATCACCTGCTCCAGAAAAACCGGATGGCCCATCAGAGGAGCGTAAATCGCCAGAGCAGGGCACCGTATTGCACGGTAATCTGGTGC
This genomic interval carries:
- a CDS encoding AGE family epimerase/isomerase gives rise to the protein MRHRTLLSLILASGTLASAQTLSAPVQVETYCKQLVQNVDRWNGGPEGKTGMGAYNPGFSGFFNVNLTRDWQPKPTDTISSVAQERAIYMNIEAYRASKEPRFKQAAIDGADFLLKHFWDPKLGGFYWEVDRNGNPTSRSKQGYGNVFGLFTLTHLYDITKDIKYLRVILQQLDVMKNHFVVKEHPGIVHPGFNADFTAVEGNNNSDVFTHYFEALMALHDILKGQRKAEVHQMIQQAGEGLIQVLYRDQTGYTDRGYVAYNYDSAWEPASAPYTRDTQWTTSRQASTGHNIELAYLLSRAVERGFDPQWLKTAQKLKKFVEVHALNPDTGAMQYEVTDHDGTPLQGNPDNDFYVWWANSETARGFLHFYVVRKDDTLKEFALQENFIQNHFVDKEFGGWYQSVHVGDLQVFDTTKGSIWTMNYHETMLAVEVLRLARLYPEAMGKQNSSCFVASKR
- a CDS encoding peptidoglycan D,D-transpeptidase FtsI family protein, coding for MNRLKGIAIFFTLVLLAFGYRLYDWQVQKYDQFQSRSQSNSQRVEPIRAWRGEIRTRDGVLLATNRISVDLVYKWINSKTNRPLVAWEKIRYLAGIKDPKMPELPVGSEVVLAQNVPQQNLSALYEYVVYQPNLELRERIERVYPQGKLASNLLGYVKPIDETELASGKYQRGDISGKTGLEASLEEKLRGVNGLKIIEVDSAGRRITERVEREGEAGKNYTLTIDSKLQKAAEKALEEGLQDVLRQLKGRRDIKEAQGAIVALDPRNGEVLALASRPTFNPNWFAQSPTAPEAGKALGAGSLNSPMINRAVNAFTPGSVYKPSTTNAIIEHFGTNPVFNCPSSIFYGGRAWRNWDWRNRGPIDGRGAIAHSCNPWYYQASIKGDPVPFSNVLAKRLRELGFGEETGIELIGEKVGIVPSAKDYKEWYPGFTLNMSIGQGDVTTTPLQIAKVLATLVNEGKKQPVTVIRAIDGKIQPHKPVVQLPGSAFGWQQVKQGMEMTTREGTSKHMLGPDLFPIRTGGKTGTAQTTIRIDGKLRDFEHSWYEGYGPLNNPDLVVVAFFEFGGEGSGVALPAVKKVMAAHWGIKLDDKLRVVKPENLPAD